The sequence below is a genomic window from Bradyrhizobium septentrionale.
GATGATGACGCGCGTTGCGCATCGCCATCGCGGCGCGGCGACCGCATTGCTGCGCGCCGCCGAGCAACTTGCGATCGACCGCGGACGCACGCTGCTGGTGCTCGACACCGCCGTCGACGACGGCGCCGCGCCGCTTTACGAAAAGCAGGGATTTCAGCTCAGCGGCATTATCCCGGACTACGCGCTGAAGCCGCATGGCGGCCTCACCGGCACGATGATCTATTGGAAGCGGATCGGAGTGGGTGCGGCTGCGTGATTCTGTAAGATGCCGCGGGCTCTTTGCCTTCGTCCCGTCATCCTGAGGAGCCGCGCAGCGGCGTCTCGAAGGATCGACGGCCCGGCTGGTGGCCGTCGATCCTTCGAGGCTCGCTCCGCTCGCACCTCAGGATGACGGTGCGAGAGCCCGGAATGGAGTCGGCAGGCGCCTTAACACCCCGCCGCGATGGCCAGAAAATCGGACGCCTTCAGGCTGGCGCCGCCGACCAGGGCGCCGTTGACATTGGCGACCGCCATCAGCTCGGCCGCGTTCGACGGCTTCACCGAGCCGCCGTACAGGATCCTGATCCGGTTTCCCTCGTCCTTGAAGCGATCGGTGAGCTGACCTCGGATAAACCTGTGAACTTCCTCGACATCCTTGGCGGTCGGGGTCAGGCCGGTGCCGATTGCCCAGACCGGCTCATAGGCCACCACCAGATTGGCCGCGGTCGAGCCGTCGGGCAGCGAACCCGCAAGCTGGGTGCCGCAGACATCCAGCGTCTTGCCGGCGTCGCGCTGCTCGCGCGTCTCGCCGATGCAGACGATCGCG
It includes:
- the tpiA gene encoding triose-phosphate isomerase; the encoded protein is MTDAIRPLIAGNWKMNGLKSSFAEFDAMLAGAGDVAGKADLLVCPPATLVGAFADKARGSKVAVGAQDCHPKASGAHTGDLSAEMFGDLGAVAIIVGHSERRADHGETDALIRQKAEAVWRAHLTAIVCIGETREQRDAGKTLDVCGTQLAGSLPDGSTAANLVVAYEPVWAIGTGLTPTAKDVEEVHRFIRGQLTDRFKDEGNRIRILYGGSVKPSNAAELMAVANVNGALVGGASLKASDFLAIAAGC